From Achromobacter spanius, a single genomic window includes:
- a CDS encoding ferredoxin--NADP reductase produces the protein MTDDSKYTRQTITSVHTWVPDKLFSVRVSRDEAFTFLPGQFARVGLPGAEDPDGPPTIWRAYSMVSAPHEPGLEFYSIVVPEGLFSPRMARLQPGDALYVEKTPYGFLTLERFAPGGDLWLLASGTGLSAYLSILRDPAVWRAYNRIILVHGVRTAAELAYRDEIDAWRRDPALAEVFAADPGKLVYLPIATREAVPGMPQARITTLIADGGLEQLAGRPLDPETAKVMLCGNPAMLAEARKLLGERGFKPGRRGIPGNLAVENYW, from the coding sequence ATGACCGACGACTCCAAATACACGCGCCAGACCATCACCAGCGTCCACACCTGGGTGCCGGACAAACTGTTCTCCGTGCGCGTGTCACGGGACGAGGCCTTCACGTTCCTGCCGGGCCAGTTCGCCCGGGTCGGCCTGCCCGGCGCCGAAGACCCCGACGGTCCGCCCACGATCTGGCGCGCCTACTCCATGGTCTCGGCCCCGCATGAGCCGGGGCTGGAGTTCTATTCCATCGTCGTTCCCGAAGGCCTGTTCAGCCCGCGCATGGCGCGTCTGCAGCCGGGCGATGCGCTGTATGTGGAAAAGACCCCCTACGGCTTTTTGACGCTGGAGCGCTTTGCGCCCGGCGGCGACCTGTGGCTGCTTGCCTCAGGCACCGGCCTGTCGGCCTACCTGTCCATCCTGCGTGACCCCGCCGTCTGGCGCGCCTATAACCGCATCATCCTGGTGCACGGCGTGCGCACCGCGGCCGAACTTGCCTACCGCGACGAAATCGACGCCTGGCGCCGCGATCCGGCCCTGGCCGAGGTGTTTGCCGCCGACCCCGGCAAGCTCGTCTACTTGCCAATCGCCACCCGCGAAGCCGTGCCCGGCATGCCGCAAGCGCGCATCACCACGCTGATCGCCGACGGCGGCCTGGAACAATTGGCCGGGCGCCCCCTGGATCCCGAGACCGCCAAGGTCATGCTCTGCGGCAACCCCGCCATGCTGGCGGAGGCACGCAAATTGCTGGGTGAGCGTGGGTTCAAGCCCGGTCGCCGCGGCATTCCGGGCAATCTCGCAGTAGAAAACTACTGGTGA
- the fdxA gene encoding ferredoxin FdxA: MTHVVTENCIKCKYTDCVDVCPVDCFREGPNFLVIDPDECIDCAVCIPECPANAIYAEEDVPQDQLNFIALNAELSPEFASISRAKKPLPDADEWNGKQDKLQYLEK, translated from the coding sequence ATGACCCACGTAGTCACCGAAAACTGTATCAAGTGCAAGTACACCGATTGCGTAGACGTGTGCCCGGTGGACTGTTTTCGTGAGGGTCCGAACTTCCTCGTGATCGACCCGGACGAATGCATCGATTGCGCGGTCTGCATCCCCGAGTGCCCCGCCAACGCGATCTATGCCGAAGAAGACGTGCCGCAGGACCAACTCAATTTCATCGCGCTGAATGCCGAACTCTCCCCGGAATTCGCCAGCATCAGCCGTGCCAAGAAGCCCCTGCCCGACGCCGACGAATGGAACGGCAAGCAGGACAAGCTGCAATACCTGGAAAAGTAA
- the pncB gene encoding nicotinate phosphoribosyltransferase, with the protein MIITSLLDTDLYKFSMMQVVLHHFPAAQVEYRYKCRTKGVDLRPYMDEIRHEVHQLCQLRFTDDELKYLGGLRFIKSDFVDFLRLFHMPERCIHISEGEGPGEISIEVKGPWLHTILFEIPVLAIVNEVYFRNTRKHPDWEEGRKRLQSKMHLVLDDPALADFRVAEYGTRRRFSKAWHEEIVTTLKAEMGPHFAGSSNVLLAKEHDVLPLGTMGHEYLQACQALGPRLRDSQVFALEVWAKEYRGDLGIALSDVYGMDAFLRDFDMYFCKLFDGARHDSGDPFVWGERLLEHYRKNRVDPRAKTLVFSDSLTFPRAIELARQFSGRCKVSFGIGTNLTNDLGHEPLQIVMKMVRCNGQPVAKVSDAPEKTMCDDPAYLAYLRQVFQLPPA; encoded by the coding sequence ATGATTATTACTTCGCTGCTCGACACCGACCTGTATAAATTCAGCATGATGCAAGTGGTGCTGCATCATTTTCCCGCTGCCCAGGTCGAGTACCGGTACAAATGCCGTACGAAGGGCGTGGATTTGCGCCCTTATATGGACGAAATCCGCCACGAAGTGCATCAGCTTTGCCAGTTGCGCTTCACGGACGACGAACTTAAATATCTGGGCGGATTGCGCTTTATCAAAAGCGACTTCGTTGATTTCCTGCGTCTGTTCCACATGCCGGAGCGCTGCATCCACATCAGCGAAGGCGAGGGACCCGGCGAGATCAGCATCGAGGTCAAGGGCCCGTGGCTGCACACGATCCTGTTCGAGATCCCCGTGCTGGCCATCGTCAACGAGGTCTATTTCCGCAACACGCGCAAGCATCCGGACTGGGAAGAAGGCCGCAAGCGCCTGCAGTCCAAGATGCACCTGGTGCTGGATGATCCGGCGCTGGCCGACTTCCGCGTGGCCGAATACGGCACGCGGCGCCGCTTCTCCAAGGCCTGGCACGAAGAGATCGTCACCACCCTGAAAGCCGAGATGGGTCCGCATTTCGCGGGCTCCAGCAACGTGCTGCTCGCCAAGGAGCACGACGTGCTGCCGCTGGGCACCATGGGCCACGAATATCTGCAGGCCTGCCAGGCGCTCGGTCCGCGCCTGCGCGATTCGCAGGTGTTCGCGCTGGAAGTGTGGGCCAAGGAATACCGCGGCGACCTCGGCATCGCGCTGTCCGACGTCTACGGCATGGATGCGTTCCTGCGCGACTTCGACATGTATTTCTGCAAGCTCTTTGACGGCGCGCGCCACGACTCCGGCGATCCCTTCGTCTGGGGCGAGCGTCTGCTCGAGCACTACCGCAAGAACCGCGTGGATCCGCGCGCCAAGACCCTGGTGTTCTCGGATTCGCTGACCTTCCCGCGCGCCATCGAGCTGGCGCGCCAGTTCTCGGGCCGCTGCAAGGTGTCCTTCGGCATCGGCACCAACCTCACCAACGACCTGGGCCACGAACCGCTGCAGATCGTCATGAAGATGGTCCGCTGCAACGGCCAGCCGGTCGCCAAGGTATCGGATGCGCCCGAGAAGACGATGTGCGACGATCCTGCCTACCTGGCCTATCTGCGCCAGGTCTTCCAATTGCCGCCCGCCTGA
- a CDS encoding RidA family protein, with protein MSSIKRFHVTKRLSDMAVYNGVAYLAGQVPDDATLDITGQTEQVLATIDRLLAEAGTDKTKILMAQIYVANMKEFDGMNKAWDAWVADGNSPPRATVEARLANPDYKVEIVVTAAL; from the coding sequence ATGAGCAGCATCAAGCGCTTTCACGTGACCAAGCGCCTGTCGGACATGGCCGTGTACAACGGCGTGGCCTACCTGGCAGGCCAGGTGCCGGACGATGCCACGCTGGACATCACCGGCCAGACCGAGCAAGTGCTCGCGACGATCGACCGTCTGCTGGCCGAAGCCGGCACCGACAAGACCAAGATCCTGATGGCCCAGATCTACGTGGCCAACATGAAGGAATTCGACGGCATGAACAAGGCCTGGGACGCATGGGTTGCCGACGGCAACTCGCCCCCCCGCGCCACCGTCGAAGCCCGCCTTGCCAACCCCGACTACAAGGTCGAGATCGTGGTGACGGCCGCGCTCTGA
- a CDS encoding NAD(P)H-dependent oxidoreductase, with protein sequence MKQLLIVWHSRTGAAEQMAQAAARGAVAAAAALEQPDDLRIELLRAQDAGADALLASQGFLFCAPENLASLSGEMKEFFDRNYYAVLDRIQGLPYAALISAGSDGSGAARQVDRICTGWRLTAVAPAVIVNMGAQTAAQILAAKTVQAADLARCEELGGLLAGMMLMGA encoded by the coding sequence ATGAAGCAGTTGCTGATCGTCTGGCATTCGCGCACAGGCGCGGCCGAGCAGATGGCGCAGGCCGCGGCGCGCGGCGCCGTGGCGGCGGCCGCTGCGCTGGAGCAGCCGGACGATCTGCGCATCGAACTGCTGCGCGCGCAGGATGCCGGCGCCGACGCCTTGCTGGCCAGCCAGGGGTTTCTCTTCTGCGCCCCCGAGAACCTTGCCAGCCTGAGCGGCGAGATGAAGGAGTTCTTCGACCGCAATTACTACGCGGTGCTGGACCGCATCCAGGGACTGCCCTACGCCGCCCTGATCAGCGCGGGCAGCGACGGCTCGGGCGCGGCCCGGCAGGTCGATCGCATCTGTACAGGCTGGCGGCTGACGGCGGTGGCGCCGGCCGTCATCGTGAATATGGGCGCGCAGACGGCGGCGCAGATCCTGGCGGCCAAGACGGTGCAGGCTGCTGATCTGGCGCGGTGCGAGGAACTGGGCGGCCTGCTGGCGGGGATGATGCTGATGGGCGCGTGA
- a CDS encoding zinc-dependent peptidase, whose product MLRWLKGRGARPSEVAEMQARIPPELWRQVLDTYPFLAALTESEAAQLQARAAWLLASKTINGAQGLEVSDFMRLSIAAQACLPILNLTPELYEGWDEIIVYPASFRIPRTREDEDGVVHEYIEDAAGEAWEGGPLVLSWEDTQLSEGGFNVVIHEFAHKLDLRSGFADGMPSLSAHPDIKPRAWRQVLDDSLDRFIAAVDAVEAAIPRDVDPESEEADAWYGQLPMDPYAATDEGEFFAVSSEHFFVDPFPMQQALPEWYAMLRAYYRQDPMERFA is encoded by the coding sequence ATGTTGCGCTGGCTGAAGGGCCGCGGCGCCCGCCCGTCCGAGGTCGCCGAGATGCAGGCCCGCATCCCGCCGGAACTCTGGCGGCAGGTGCTGGACACCTACCCGTTTCTGGCGGCGCTGACCGAAAGCGAAGCCGCCCAATTGCAGGCGCGCGCCGCGTGGCTGCTCGCCAGCAAGACGATCAATGGCGCGCAGGGGCTGGAGGTCTCGGACTTCATGCGGCTATCCATCGCCGCGCAGGCCTGCCTGCCCATCCTGAATCTCACGCCCGAGCTGTATGAGGGCTGGGACGAGATCATCGTGTATCCCGCGAGCTTTCGCATCCCCCGGACGCGCGAGGACGAGGACGGCGTGGTCCACGAATACATCGAGGACGCCGCCGGCGAAGCTTGGGAAGGCGGTCCGCTGGTGTTGTCGTGGGAAGACACGCAGCTGTCCGAGGGCGGCTTCAACGTGGTGATCCACGAATTTGCCCACAAGCTGGACCTGCGTTCGGGCTTTGCGGACGGCATGCCGTCGCTGTCGGCGCATCCCGACATCAAGCCGCGCGCGTGGCGCCAGGTGCTGGACGACAGCCTGGACCGCTTCATCGCGGCGGTCGACGCCGTGGAAGCGGCGATTCCCCGCGACGTGGACCCCGAAAGCGAGGAAGCGGACGCCTGGTACGGGCAGTTGCCGATGGATCCCTACGCGGCCACGGACGAAGGCGAGTTCTTCGCGGTCAGCTCCGAACACTTCTTTGTAGATCCCTTTCCGATGCAGCAAGCGCTGCCTGAGTGGTATGCCATGCTGCGCGCCTATTACCGGCAGGATCCGATGGAGAGGTTCGCATGA
- a CDS encoding RelA/SpoT family protein: MSAPSVPDAPSPFDASWRQEAGAGLDAEGLALLDRVACWAEPRFQGQNALTGEPLAGHAAGVVRILAALHTDAATRAAALLAALPTDLMAPAPSLRNDPIAVAFGAEIARLVQGAYALLRLGVVARQASDASAESGSQKEMQRKMLLAMAADLRIVLMRLASRLRTLRWHAESKAPCSPSFARETLDLYAPLANRLGIWQIKWEMEDLSFRFLEPDKYKHIARLLEEKRVEREAFIAGAITRLKQALAKTGIDAEVSGRPKHIYSIWNKMRVKRLDFSQMYDLRALRVIVDDVRACYTALGMVHEMWTPLSDEFDDYISRPKPNGYRSLHTVVADDDGRPFEVQIRTREMHQFAEYGMAAHWRYKEAGAKGGQVAASSEYDRQLAWMRQLLAWNTDVEGGENTPPEPPKPASGRAATGKSRGAVTAPAHTDERIYVLTPQARVIELPAGATPVDFAYHLHTDLGHRCRGARVDGQMVPLQTHLSTGQTVEIISAKSGGPSRDWLNAQLGFLASPRARAKVRMWFNAIELQQRITQGQALVEKELQRLGKTAINLEQLAQNLGFARADDLYVAAAKEEFSLRQIDAVFQQPAPAVEPTPAALRHASAGSAEKSGKSGVLVVGVGSLLTQLARCCRPAPPDAISGFVTRGRGVSIHRRDCHSYLALAAREPERVIEVAWGETADTFYPVDISVRAHDRSGLLRDLSEVFARLRLNVVGVNTQSKQSLAHMVFTVEVRGGESLSRALDALAEVQGVSSAMRR, encoded by the coding sequence ATGTCCGCCCCGTCCGTTCCCGATGCGCCTTCGCCATTTGACGCTTCCTGGCGGCAGGAGGCCGGAGCGGGCCTGGATGCCGAGGGCCTGGCATTGCTGGACCGGGTTGCCTGCTGGGCCGAGCCTCGCTTCCAAGGCCAGAACGCCCTGACGGGCGAGCCGCTGGCCGGCCACGCCGCCGGCGTCGTCCGTATCCTGGCGGCCTTGCACACCGATGCCGCCACGCGCGCCGCCGCCCTCCTGGCCGCGCTGCCCACCGATCTGATGGCCCCGGCGCCCTCATTGCGCAACGACCCCATCGCCGTCGCCTTCGGCGCGGAAATCGCGCGGCTGGTGCAGGGCGCCTACGCGTTGCTGCGCCTGGGCGTGGTGGCCCGGCAGGCCAGCGATGCTTCGGCCGAAAGCGGTTCGCAGAAGGAAATGCAGCGCAAGATGCTGCTGGCCATGGCAGCCGACCTGCGCATCGTGCTGATGCGCCTGGCGTCCCGGCTGCGTACACTGCGCTGGCACGCCGAAAGCAAGGCGCCGTGCTCGCCCAGCTTTGCCCGCGAAACCCTGGACCTGTACGCGCCGCTCGCCAACCGCCTGGGCATCTGGCAGATCAAATGGGAAATGGAAGACCTGTCCTTCCGCTTCCTCGAACCCGACAAGTACAAGCACATCGCCCGTCTGCTCGAAGAAAAGCGGGTCGAACGCGAGGCCTTCATCGCGGGCGCCATCACGCGCCTGAAGCAGGCGCTTGCCAAGACCGGCATCGACGCCGAGGTCAGCGGCCGGCCCAAGCACATCTACAGCATCTGGAACAAGATGCGCGTCAAGCGTCTGGATTTTTCCCAGATGTACGACCTGCGGGCGCTGCGCGTCATCGTCGACGACGTGCGCGCCTGCTACACGGCGCTGGGCATGGTGCACGAGATGTGGACGCCGCTGTCCGACGAGTTCGACGACTACATCTCGCGGCCCAAGCCCAACGGCTACCGGTCGCTGCACACGGTGGTGGCCGACGATGACGGCCGTCCCTTCGAAGTGCAGATCCGCACGCGCGAGATGCACCAGTTCGCCGAATACGGGATGGCCGCGCATTGGCGCTACAAGGAAGCGGGCGCCAAGGGCGGGCAGGTTGCCGCCTCCAGCGAATACGACCGGCAGCTTGCCTGGATGCGCCAGCTGCTGGCCTGGAACACCGATGTCGAGGGTGGCGAAAACACGCCGCCCGAGCCCCCCAAGCCCGCCTCGGGCCGGGCCGCCACGGGCAAGAGCCGCGGCGCGGTGACGGCGCCGGCGCATACCGACGAACGCATTTACGTGCTGACGCCTCAGGCGCGCGTGATCGAGCTGCCGGCTGGCGCCACGCCAGTGGATTTCGCCTATCACCTGCATACCGACCTGGGCCACCGCTGCCGCGGCGCGCGCGTCGATGGGCAGATGGTGCCGCTGCAGACGCACCTGTCCACCGGCCAGACCGTGGAGATCATCTCCGCCAAGTCCGGCGGCCCGTCGCGCGACTGGCTCAATGCCCAGCTCGGCTTTCTGGCCAGCCCGCGTGCCCGCGCCAAGGTGCGCATGTGGTTCAACGCGATTGAACTGCAGCAGCGCATCACGCAGGGGCAGGCGCTTGTCGAAAAGGAATTGCAGCGCCTGGGCAAGACGGCCATCAATCTGGAGCAGCTGGCCCAGAACCTGGGCTTTGCGCGGGCCGACGACCTTTACGTTGCCGCTGCCAAGGAAGAATTCAGCCTGCGCCAGATCGACGCCGTGTTCCAGCAGCCGGCGCCCGCGGTCGAACCCACGCCGGCCGCCCTGCGGCACGCCAGCGCCGGCAGCGCCGAGAAAAGCGGCAAGAGCGGCGTGCTGGTGGTGGGGGTGGGGTCGCTGCTGACGCAGCTGGCCCGTTGCTGCCGCCCGGCGCCGCCGGATGCGATTTCCGGCTTCGTGACGCGGGGGCGCGGCGTGTCCATTCATCGCCGCGACTGCCACAGCTACCTGGCGCTGGCCGCGCGCGAGCCCGAACGCGTCATCGAGGTGGCGTGGGGCGAAACGGCCGACACGTTCTATCCGGTGGACATCAGCGTGCGCGCGCACGACCGCTCGGGCCTCTTGCGCGACCTGTCGGAAGTGTTTGCGCGCCTGCGCCTGAATGTCGTGGGCGTGAACACGCAGAGCAAGCAGTCGCTGGCTCATATGGTGTTCACGGTGGAGGTGCGCGGCGGCGAATCGCTGTCCCGCGCTCTGGACGCCCTGGCCGAAGTGCAGGGCGTGTCGTCGGCAATGCGCCGCTAG